One segment of Trypanosoma brucei brucei TREU927 chromosome 8, complete sequence DNA contains the following:
- a CDS encoding DNA polymerase theta (helicase domain only), putative has protein sequence MRKTVVRLKTFNPPQQLQGGNSSSVQLTRTNANIVTGNDNDKSRASSRAVTSVPERTLQSAAAPALQRVKRGREELPQNNSASGLSGVGAVIMPSSQFSEVGPWSQFMREGAADLTAHPHAVPTSTEGDAPPRDFCDGDEDDMPPVSQEELQREAEEDMRLSTDVILTPGTPNGNTCEPFSSVSAVPTCTLTVPSLNSEVSQISTGLDYGNVYGHVPFGTPVINDNVPSGTSASALPRPSVDDPDFFYDLPVSVKDFYATRRGIKKLYNWQHEVLMRDDIRAGGSLVYSLPTSGGKTLVAEISLLRCLINRGQSCLFVLPFVSLAEEKTDAMIPLGDVLGFTVDGHYSTRGRFPLPVSKAVFVCTIEKANSLVNHMLEENTIGRIGTIVVDELHMLGETSRGATLELLLTKLLCLRHKVQIIGMSATIPNLPDIARWLRASCYIGNYRPVPLRQYAVVGGEVLEDGREVCRSLVAAGHTSESSQLVFLTTEVKGASVLVFCASRQQTVSTARLIARSRKEEVDKEGGVRYNASSLALVADLRALDSEESSLLSQLVPYGVAFHHGGLVAEERTLIETAFRRRSIGVLCCTSTLAAGVNLPARRVIFKTPFVAVDFLTKSRYLQMCGRAGRAGLDEFGESFLFLSRKDRNRGCELMQQEVEACVSQLLEEKSTVERALLEFVAIGLIRSLSDARKWGENILFHHAPGPIDKGLNAGSVAVPEMLEGIIQSALSKLVERGLMQRLSRPAADASREDSDVLGDSDVTNAKNGDAKNNGTGDGDAILSSSPFGSCSVRSCFGVEDALIVRLELEKLQQSGLILADDLHMCYFVTPLRDPIDVDWSIYRDILSQLNETRQRIASMIGVDEFYVNQRAMGLGDAGGNGGGRAFATRRFYAALALADLLNEVPIGEVEQRYRCNRGQLQNLLRSASMFSSSITSFCRAMEWYSLEAVLASFVKRLGFGVKPDIIPLMEIKGVQPGRARALWRAGFKDPAAVAACTPAELLKRVKEANPPDSKVVKYFSIRSAVVVLREANAWVQQNIREKKGDLADLTLQSSTY, from the coding sequence ATGCGCAAGACGGTGGTGCGCTTAAAGACATTCAATCCGCCTCAGCAATTGCAGGGAGGTAATTCTTCTTCCGTACAACTGACGCGAACAAACGCCAACATCGTCACCGGTAATGACAACGATAAGAGTCGTGCATCTTCCCGAGCAGTGACATCGGTGCCGGAGAGAACATTGCAATCAGCAGCCGCTCCAGCATTGCAACGTGTGAAACGGGGCCGTGAGGAGTTGCCACAGAACAACTCAGCGAGTGGCCTTTCAGGAGTGGGTGCCGTAATAATGCCCTCGTCGCAATTTAGTGAGGTGGGGCCGTGGTCACAATTTATGCGGGAAGGGGCGGCGGATTTAACGGCGCATCCACATGCAGTTCCCACGTCTACAGAAGGAGACGCACCACCCCGTGATTTTTGCGATGGGGATGAAGATGATATGCCCCCCGTAAGCCAGGAGGAACTTCAGCGTGAAGCGGAGGAGGACATGAGACTTTCTACAGATGTTATATTAACCCCTGGAACACCCAATGGAAACACTTGTGAGCCGTTTTCAAGCGTCAGCGCGGTGCCCACTTGCACTCTGACCGTCCCTAGTTTGAACTCAGAAGTTTCTCAAATATCAACCGGTCTTGACTATGGGAATGTGTACGGCCATGTTCCCTTTGGTACACCCGTCATTAACGATAATGTTCCGTCGGGAACGTCGGCGTCAGCTTTACCTCGTCCCTCGGTAGACGACCCCGATTTCTTCTACGATCTTCCCGTGTCTGTAAAGGATTTCTACGCGACGAGACGTGGTATCAAGAAGTTGTACAATTGGCAGCACGAAGTTCTAATGCGCGATGACATTCGTGCTGGTGGCAGTTTGGTGTACAGCCTTCCAACCAGTGGTGGTAAAACTCTTGTGGCCGAAATTTCCTTGCTTCGTTGCCTTATCAATAGGGGACAATCgtgtttatttgttcttCCCTTTGTATCGCTGGCGGAGGAGAAGACAGACGCTATGATTCCTCTAGGTGATGTGTTGGGGTTTACCGTCGATGGTCACTATAGTACGCGCGGAAGGTTTCCCTTACCAGTATCCAAggctgtgtttgtatgcacAATTGAAAAGGCAAACTCGTTGGTCAATCATATGCTAGAGGAAAATACAATTGGAAGAATTGGTACAATTGTGGTGGATGAACTTCACATGCTTGGAGAAACTTCTCGAGGTGCAACGCTGGAGCTACTACTGACGAAATTGTTATGCTTGCGGCACAAAGTGCAAATTATTGGCATGAGTGCTACGATACCGAATCTGCCAGATATTGCAAGGTGGTTACGGGCCAGTTGCTATATTGGAAATTACCGGCCTGTGCCACTTCGTCAGTATGCTGTTGTGGGAGGGGAGGTGCTGGAGGATGGTCGCGAAGTTTGTCGTAGTCTCGTTGCAGCCGGTCACACTTCCGAGAGCAGCCAGTTGGTCTTTCTGACAACGGAGGTTAAGGGTGCGTCGGTGTTAGTATTCTGTGCGAGTCGACAGCAGACGGTGAGTACGGCACGTCTCATTGCGCGATCGCGAAAAGAAGAGGTTGACAAAGAGGGTGGTGTGCGGTATAACGCGTCCTCTTTGGCCCTTGTGGCGGATCTTCGTGCTCTCGACAGCGAAGAGAGTTCTCTTCTGAGCCAACTTGTTCCTTACGGTGTTGCATTCCACCATGGGGGCTTGGTTGCTGAGGAACGCACGTTGATTGAGACTGCCTTTCGCCGTCGATCCATTGGCGTGTTGTGTTGCACTTCCACACTAGCCGCTGGTGTCAACCTTCCAGCGCGACGCGTAATCTTCAAGACACCGTTTGTCGCTGTCGACTTCTTAACGAAATCTCGCTACCTGCAGATGTGTGGGCGTGCGGGTCGCGCAGGTCTAGATGAATTTGGGGAGtcgtttttgttcctttctcGAAAGGACCGAAACAGAGGCTGCGAGTTGATGCAGCAGGAGGTGGAGGCTTGTGTTAGTCAGCtgttggaggaaaagagTACGGTTGAAAGGGCCCTTCTGGAGTTTGTCGCGATTGGGCTCATTCGGAGCCTTTCCGACGCACGCAAGTGGGGGGAGAACATTTTGTTTCACCATGCACCTGGGCCTATTGACAAGGGATTGAACGCAGGATCGGTGGCGGTGCCAGAAATGCTGGAGGGCATCATACAGTCTGCTTTGAGCAAACTTGTGGAAAGGGGTCTGATGCAGCGGTTGTCGCGGCCAGCAGCGGATGCATCTCGAGAAGACTCTGATGTACTCGGCGATAGCGATGTCACAAATGCCAAAAACGGCGATGCGAAAAACAATGGCACTGGTGACGGAGACGCTATTTTAAGCTCGTCTCCATTTGGCTCCTGCTCTGTGCGCTCATGTTTTGGGGTCGAAGATGCCTTGATTGTGCGTTTGGAGTTAGAGAAATTGCAGCAATCGGGACTGATTCTTGCTGACGATTTGCACATGTGCTACTTTGTTACCCCTCTTCGTGATCCTATCGACGTTGACTGGTCTATCTACAGGGACATTCTTTCGCAACTTAACGAGACCCGCCAGCGAATTGCGAGCATGATAGGTGTCGACGAATTTTACGTGAATCAACGTGCCATGGGGCTTGGTGATGCAGGCGGTAATGGTGGTGGGAGGGCTTTCGCAACTCGCCGTTTTTACGCCGCCCTTGCGCTTGCGGATCTTCTGAATGAGGTTCCTATCGGTGAGGTTGAGCAGCGCTACCGATGTAATCGCGGACAGCTTCAGAACCTACTACGTAGCGCCTCCATGTTCAGCAGCTCCATCACAAGTTTTTGCCGTGCTATGGAGTGGTATTCATTAGAGGCCGTTTTGGCATCATTTGTGAAGCGTCTGGGATTTGGTGTGAAACCGGACATCATACCATTAATGGAAATTAAAGGCGTACAGCCGGGGCGGGCACGTGCTCTTTGGCGGGCTGGGTTTAAAGATCccgctgccgttgccgcCTGCACCCCAGCGGAATTACTCAAGCGCGTGAAGGAAGCGAACCCGCCAGACAGTAAAGTGGTGAAATATTTTTCCATACGATCTGCCGTTGTGGTGCTGCGCGAGGCAAATGCGTGGGTTCAGCAGAACATCcgtgaaaagaagggagattTGGCTGATTTAACCCTCCAATCTTCAACCTACTGA
- a CDS encoding Ran-binding protein, putative has product MQEKEVQLYGGAITSSFPATMVDVSDMRQVPDTQEVYTEVETGMCIIIELLAREHEVSNDNCGNYFFIDLAKANGCNTEGYNLKPQHQLHPTDYPLVSQPPSGSVAASGRYCTFGCVISGHQHISKYTNEKGKENDILVVMSVLRFEPPISTDVLISISAPQWIHPESSEARVVQKLRSEEEVTAVMRRILLSFNIRDWGLFVPEE; this is encoded by the coding sequence ATGCAGGAGAAGGAGGTGCAGCTGTATGGTGGAGCCATTACAAGCTCTTTCCCGGCGACTATGGTTGACGTAAGTGATATGCGACAGGTTCCTGACACACAGGAAGTGTACACAGAAGTAGAGACAGGCATGTGTATTATCATAGAGCTTTTAGCGAGGGAGCATGAGGTTAGTAATGACAATTGCGgaaattattttttcatcGACCTTGCAAAGGCCAATGGCTGCAATACTGAAGGCTACAACCTTAAACCACAACATCAATTACACCCAACCGATTATCCCCTTGTGTCGCAACCACCCTCAGGGTCCGTTGCAGCTAGTGGCCGGTACTGCACATTTGGTTGTGTCATTAGCGGCCACCAACATATATCGAAAtacacaaatgaaaaaggaaaagaaaatgatattCTTGTGGTTATGTCGGTGTTACGTTTTGAACCACCCATATCAACGGATGTGCTAATCTCCATATCGGCACCTCAGTGGATTCATCCCGAGAGCAGTGAGGCTCGTGTCGTGCAGAAGTTGcgtagtgaagaagaagtgaCAGCGGTAATGCGGcgtattcttctttccttcaacaTAAGAGATTGGGGTCTTTTTGTACCGGAAGAATGA
- a CDS encoding electron transfer protein, putative: MLRKVTSPYKVSIRRTAASVTAADSKKAILRLIRFDPETNKQRVESYEYDKHHDYMVLDLITAVKAHQDPTLAFRASCCEGVCGSCAMNINGVNSLACITFSQQVTTVGPLPNFPVIKDFVVDLRHFFRQYAYIRPFVRNVNLDRSRLDNIVERYKTITKVIHGVPSDDEAQLAQLESKSGAQTDVMALLQLLDAVCESGNVTHLIRTLEALQERGMQLDQGKVKALIEETLQNYKKRKLGA; this comes from the coding sequence atGCTTCGTAAAGTCACTAGCCCATACAAGGTGTCCATCCGCCGCACTGCTGCCTCAGTCACTGCTGCAGATTCAAAAAAGGCAATACTCCGCCTCATTCGCTTTGACCCGGAAACTAATAAACAGCGCGTGGAAAGTTATGAGTACGACAAACACCATGATTATATGGTGCTCGATCTTATCACCGCAGTGAAAGCTCATCAGGATCCCACACTGGCTTTTCGTGCCTCATGTTGCGAGGGCGTGTGCGGAAGTTGTGCCATGAACATCAACGGTGTGAACAGTCTTGCGTGCATTACATTTTCACAGCAAGTTACAACAGTGGGCCCGTTGCCTAACTTTCCAGTTATTAAAGACTTTGTTGTGGACCTCCGGCACTTCTTTCGTCAGTACGCGTATATTCGACCCTTCGTACGTAACGTTAACCTCGACCGTAGCCGCCTTGATAACATCGTAGAACGTTATAAAACCATAACAAAGGTTATTCATGGCGTTCCTTCAGATGATGAGGCGCAACTTGCCCAATTGGAGTCGAAGAGCGGGGCGCAGACGGATGTGATGGCGCTTCTTCAGTTACTTGATGCAGTTTGTGAGTCTGGAAATGTAACGCATCTCATCCGCACGTTGGAGGCGCTGCAGGAGAGAGGCATGCAACTCGATCAGGGAAAGGTGAAGGCACTTATCGAGGAAACGTTACAAAACTACAAGAAGCGGAAACTAGGCGCATGA